The stretch of DNA CGTGGCAGATGTGTTGGATGCGCTTGGGATCAGCTACGACTACGAGCAGCCGCTCTATTCGCGGACTGATTCGAAGGACTTTCGTCTTCCTGACTTCACGGTCAGCTATGAAGGGGATGTTTTTTATTGGGAACATCTTGGTATGCTAAACGTCCCCAGCTATCGCGAGGCGTGGGAACGAAAACAGACTTGGTATAAGGAAAACGGTTTTTCGGATCGATTGATCACATCCCAGGATGCGCCTGATGGAGGTATTGATGCTGCTAAGATCGAACAGATTGCTCGAAAACGTATCTTGGAAGAATAGGTGTAAGGGAAATTGAGTTTGACGCTGTTTCCGTCTCGCCGGGAACGGCATGCTCATTGATAACTCGTTGATATTGAAGGTTTTCGGTTAACAGCCGGAGAACGAGAACGGTTATGAAGAGGGTTGCGCACGGGGAGCCATTTTTCAGCCGGGGGAGATTTTCCCCGGCTTTTTATTATCTACTGGGTCTACATTCTGCAGAGTCAGTCCATCCGCCGTTTTTACTGCGGCCACACCGGCAACTTGGAAAACCGGATTCGCCAGCACCATGATCCAACCGGTCGGCTCACGCTGACGACCAAACGGTTTCCCGGTCCATGGCAGCTCGTTTGGCAGCGATTCCGTCGCCGCTGACGCGGCTTTCCCTTGCCCTTCGCTTCCGGCCACCCGGACCTCTCGGCCCGGGCTGGATGCCGCGTCCAGCGGACGCAGCCTACGGCGAATTCAAAACGGCGTCCAGCCGCCGCACTCCAGGGCGCGGGCCGCGGACGGCCCGCGCTATCCAGAGCCAACCCCCGGAGGAAGGAGGAGAAGTCGTCTCTGCGCACTGAGGCCTCGACCCGAACGCGGTGCCATTCCGCATCAACGGCACACGTCTGGCCCAGACGGACGGCGGGCGGCACTTCAGATCAACAGCCCCGATGCATAGTATGGCGAGTCTGAATGCGATCATCAGATCATTTGGGCGCAACAGGCGCTGGCGAAGTTCATGGAAGTGGACGGCGCGCTCATCGAACGCCCGGTGTAAGCCGGCGTGTGGAAGAATCCGGGCATCGTTAACCCGGATGTTGCGCTCCTCGCCGAAATCCCTGCGCTCTCACACGAACAACCGCGCCACGGCGAGGGTGGCCAGGACGACCCACACCGGGCGGCTCCAGTCCCAGATCCGCCGGCCGTTGAAGGAGACGAACGGGAAGAACGGCAGGGCGACGTCGAACAGGGCCGCCAGAGGGCCGAGCGTGACCGTCAGCTTGATGAACGGTAACACCGTCGGCGGGATGGCCGCCCACCGCAGCAGCGCCCACGCGCCCCACGACAGGAGCAGGACGGCCGCCCCGCCGGCCGCCGCCGCCGGCCCCAGCGTCCGGATGGCGTCCCGGTACCGCCAGCCCGGGGCCGCCGGATAGACGGATCCGAGAATCGGAAACCACCAGGCCGGACCCGCGGCCAGTGCCAGACCCAGCGGGAATGCCGACTCCCAGGCGCGATAGCGCACCGTGAGTCCGCGCCCGCGGGCGGCCAGCCGCATCGCCAGCTCCCGAACGCCGAACAATACGCCGAGCACGACGGGAATTTCGTAGCACAGGGTCGAGGCGAATAACGCCGCTCCCTTGAGGCGCCAAAAAACCAGGAACAGCAGCAGGCTGTTCATCGCCAGGTTCCCCCACCACTGGAGTGCGGCGCTGTCCGCCCGGCCGGGCCCGGGGCGCGCCCAGACGAAATGTCCGATGTCGATGTAGTGGAAGATCTTCAGCCACACGCGGGGGGTGTGCAGCCCCCAGCGGCGAAGCTGCCGGCCCGGCGACAGGATCTCGAAGCCGCGCGCCGCCAGCAGATTGCTGGAACTCGTGTTGTTCCCCTCGACGCAGCCGAGGAGTTCGTCGCAACCCTGCTCTTCCAGAAAGCGGATGCCGGCGTCGAACAGCCGCTGCCCCACCCCCAGCCCTCGTGCAGCCGGGTGAGTGAACGCCCAGTACATGAGTCCGCCCCGGCGCCCGCGCGGCAGCGCGAACAGCTTGAGCACGACGGCGCCCTGGATCTCCCCCCCGGTCTCCGCCACCAGGACGTGGGGGGTGAAGGAGAAAAACCACCGCTGCACCAGCGGAAACGACCGCCGCATGATGTCGCGGACCGCCGGTTTCTCCTCGTCTTGCAAGGGGCGGATGAGCATTTCAGTAGGCATGCTTCACACTTCTCGATCTGCCGGATTGTGCTGCCGGACCCAACGGCCCGCTGTTGACATCAAGAACGAAACGGCCGCCGACATTGTTCCGCGACATCACGAGGCCGGTCGTCGCCCCTCCGACACACGGCCCCACCGGCCAGCAGCCCTGAGCTAGCGCCCCTTGGGATAGAGTTCCGCGACCGCTTCCGCGGCGGCTTCGGCCATCATGTCGTACAGCACCACCTCGTCGGGCACGGGCACGTCGTGGCGGTGCTCCGCCGACCACTTCGCCAGCTCGTCCTGGAGCGGGTCCACGGCGTCCACGAAGGCCTTTTTCTCCGCCGGCGGCACGCTCCGCATGAAGTGGTCGCGCTCCACGTCGTCGCCGATGGCCCACGTCCGGGCGTAGTCCAGCAGGTGCCGCAGGTGCGCCGGGATCCGGTTCGGGTCAATGGACACGCCGTCCGCCTCGGCATAGCGGGAGGTGATCTCGATGGGCTCGACGGCCGGAGCCACTTCGGCCGCCGGCTGTTCGCCGGCCGGCGACAGCGGCGGCGCTTCGCCGCGATCACCCAGGTTCCAGACGACCGCCGCCACCACCACGATCACGAGCACCACGGCTGCAGCGATCAGCAACACTGTGGTCATGGGATCCTCGCTTGGGCATATCCGAATCACGCCGGTCCACACGGAAGGGACCCGCATTGTATACCCAATTTGTTTTCGAAATGTCAAGCGGGCCACGGCAAACCGGCGGATCGCCGCCCGGATGATCGGATCCATCGGTGGCGATCGTGAATGCTATAATGTCACCAATTTCGGTTGTCGGGTCCAACGGACGACGGGGTTCCGAATGATGGTTGGGTGGAGGCGATCATGGGACCGACGGACGAGCACCGGGATGACCAGATCGGCGAGTTGTTCCAGGAGCTGACCAAGTACACCCCCGACAACATCCCGGCCGGGCGCAGGCCGTTGGAGGAACCGGCGGCGTTCAAGGAGTACCCGGCGGCGGACGCGGTGATCCCGCTGGCCGCCGCCCCGCCAGACCTGCAGTTCAACCTCTGGCAGGCGCTGGCGCACCGGCGCTCCCGGCGCGAATTCGCCGCCGGCGCCATTCCCTTCGCCAGCCTGGAGGCGCTGCTGTGGGCCGCCCAGGGGGTGACGGAGCGATCCTTCGGCTACCTGTTGCGCACGGCGCCGTCGGCCGGGGCGCTCTACCCGGTGGAGACCTACCTCTACGCCCACGCCGTGGAGCGGCTGGCCCGGGGGATCTACCAC from Acidobacteriota bacterium encodes:
- a CDS encoding GIY-YIG nuclease family protein, encoding MRTGSHFSAGGDFPRLFIIYWVYILQSQSIRRFYCGHTGNLENRIRQHHDPTGRLTLTTKRFPGPWQLVWQRFRRR
- a CDS encoding SagB/ThcOx family dehydrogenase yields the protein MGPTDEHRDDQIGELFQELTKYTPDNIPAGRRPLEEPAAFKEYPAADAVIPLAAAPPDLQFNLWQALAHRRSRREFAAGAIPFASLEALLWAAQGVTERSFGYLLRTAPSAGALYPVETYLYAHAVERLARGIYHLNIPRWALERLRTGDASRLLAHAALDQGMVSRAAVTFVWTAVVPRCSWKYGQRAYRYIYLDAGHIAANVALAAEALGLGCCAIAALYDGEVNKLLGVDGREETAIYMTTAGPAIK
- a CDS encoding GNAT family N-acetyltransferase, which gives rise to MPTEMLIRPLQDEEKPAVRDIMRRSFPLVQRWFFSFTPHVLVAETGGEIQGAVVLKLFALPRGRRGGLMYWAFTHPAARGLGVGQRLFDAGIRFLEEQGCDELLGCVEGNNTSSSNLLAARGFEILSPGRQLRRWGLHTPRVWLKIFHYIDIGHFVWARPGPGRADSAALQWWGNLAMNSLLLFLVFWRLKGAALFASTLCYEIPVVLGVLFGVRELAMRLAARGRGLTVRYRAWESAFPLGLALAAGPAWWFPILGSVYPAAPGWRYRDAIRTLGPAAAAGGAAVLLLSWGAWALLRWAAIPPTVLPFIKLTVTLGPLAALFDVALPFFPFVSFNGRRIWDWSRPVWVVLATLAVARLFV